A window from Pseudooceanicola algae encodes these proteins:
- a CDS encoding metallophosphoesterase, which produces MTIYAIGDIHGQTGMLDAALERIDRDGGETGPDGADEVIFLGDLVDRGPDAAGVIEKIASGIAQGKRWTAIRGNHDTMFRRFLRDGTLHDAAILSGNPWTHFRLGGVATLYSYGLDPDLDHEDLVAAAQKAVPQHHVEFLDTCPLWIERGGWLFVHAGIRPGVALEKQAEQDLIWIRDGFLTHAGDLPWTVVHGHTVMDDPVWAGNRVSLDTGAGAMPPRHLTVAAIEDDTVFILTDEGRQELLREAHPDARHAARQTRAS; this is translated from the coding sequence ATGACCATCTATGCAATCGGAGACATCCACGGCCAGACCGGGATGCTGGACGCGGCCCTTGAGCGGATCGACCGCGATGGCGGCGAAACCGGTCCTGATGGCGCGGACGAGGTGATCTTTCTGGGCGATCTGGTCGACCGGGGACCGGATGCGGCCGGGGTGATCGAAAAGATCGCCTCCGGTATTGCGCAAGGCAAGCGCTGGACCGCGATTCGGGGCAATCACGACACGATGTTCCGGCGGTTCCTGCGTGACGGCACGCTGCATGATGCCGCGATCCTCAGCGGCAATCCCTGGACCCATTTCCGGCTGGGCGGGGTGGCGACGCTTTACAGCTATGGCCTCGACCCGGATCTGGACCACGAAGATCTTGTTGCCGCAGCGCAGAAAGCCGTGCCGCAACACCATGTCGAATTTCTTGATACCTGCCCGCTTTGGATCGAACGGGGGGGCTGGCTGTTCGTTCATGCGGGCATCCGCCCCGGCGTCGCGCTGGAAAAGCAGGCCGAACAGGATCTGATCTGGATTCGTGACGGGTTCCTGACCCATGCCGGGGACCTGCCCTGGACCGTGGTGCACGGGCATACGGTCATGGACGATCCCGTCTGGGCAGGGAACCGGGTGTCGCTGGACACCGGTGCGGGTGCCATGCCGCCGCGCCATCTGACCGTCGCCGCGATCGAGGATGACACGGTGTTCATCCTGACCGACGAAGGCCGGCAGGAGTTGCTGCGCGAGGCCCATCCCGATGCCCGCCACGCGGCACGGCAGACCCGGGCGTCCTGA
- a CDS encoding acetyl-CoA C-acyltransferase family protein — protein sequence MEDIVILGAARTAIGSFGGGLAAVPPIDLGTIVAKAALERAGVDPAQIGHVVYGHVLNTEPRDMYLSRVAAMQAGVPETTPAMNVNRLCGSGAQAVVSAVQSLALGDADFALAGGAESMSRAPYIVPAQRWGAKMGDVQSQDMMLGALTCPFGTGHMGITAENVAAEVDISRAAQDAFAAESQRRASAAMDAGYFDSQITPVEVRVKRETVEFKRDEHPKPATTAETLAKLRPAFRKDGSVTAGNASGLNDGAAAVVMARASVAEAAGLTPSARVLGYAHAGVRPDVMGYGPIPAVRALFERTGLSAADFDVVESNEAFAAQAIAVSSALGLDPAKVNPNGGAIALGHPVGATGAILVVKALYELERIGGRRALVTMCIGGGQGIALALERL from the coding sequence ATGGAAGATATCGTCATTCTTGGTGCTGCGCGCACCGCCATCGGCAGCTTTGGTGGCGGTCTGGCCGCCGTGCCGCCGATTGATCTGGGTACCATTGTCGCCAAGGCCGCGCTTGAGCGTGCCGGGGTCGACCCGGCGCAGATCGGCCATGTGGTCTACGGCCATGTCTTGAACACCGAACCGCGCGACATGTACCTGTCGCGGGTTGCCGCAATGCAGGCGGGTGTCCCTGAGACAACCCCGGCGATGAACGTCAACCGGCTCTGCGGGTCGGGGGCGCAGGCCGTGGTGTCGGCGGTGCAGTCGCTGGCCCTGGGGGATGCGGATTTCGCCCTGGCGGGCGGCGCCGAAAGCATGAGTCGCGCGCCCTATATCGTGCCCGCGCAACGCTGGGGCGCCAAGATGGGCGATGTGCAATCCCAGGACATGATGCTGGGCGCGCTGACCTGTCCCTTTGGCACCGGCCACATGGGGATCACGGCGGAAAACGTGGCCGCCGAGGTCGATATATCCCGCGCCGCGCAGGATGCCTTTGCCGCCGAAAGCCAGCGCCGCGCCTCTGCCGCCATGGACGCGGGGTATTTCGACAGCCAGATCACCCCGGTCGAGGTGCGGGTGAAGCGTGAAACGGTTGAATTCAAGCGCGACGAACACCCCAAGCCCGCGACGACCGCGGAAACCCTGGCCAAGCTGCGTCCGGCTTTTCGCAAGGACGGCAGCGTGACGGCGGGCAATGCCTCGGGGTTGAATGATGGCGCGGCGGCGGTGGTGATGGCCCGCGCCTCGGTTGCCGAGGCCGCTGGCCTCACGCCCTCGGCGCGCGTCCTGGGCTACGCCCATGCCGGGGTGCGCCCGGATGTGATGGGCTATGGCCCGATCCCGGCCGTCAGGGCCCTGTTCGAGCGTACCGGGCTGAGCGCCGCGGATTTCGACGTGGTCGAATCCAACGAAGCCTTCGCGGCGCAGGCCATCGCCGTTTCCTCGGCCCTCGGGCTGGACCCCGCGAAGGTGAACCCCAATGGCGGGGCCATCGCGCTTGGCCATCCGGTCGGGGCCACCGGGGCGATCCTTGTCGTGAAGGCGCTTTATGAGCTGGAGCGGATCGGCGGGCGCCGCGCCCTTGTCACCATGTGCATCGGCGGCGGTCAGGGCATTGCCCTGGCGCTGGAGCGGCTCTGA
- a CDS encoding uracil-xanthine permease family protein: MAGRILGTKEQLQDPDYMPPLVDAVPLGIQHVLAMFASNVTPSIIIAGAAGFGFGSDQGALGFPDMTYMIQMAMLFAGIATLIQTLTIGPIGARLPIVQGTSFAFLPVMIPAVAGLGVDGMPGLMTGVVIGGCFHFCLGFVIGKFRFALPPLVTGLIVLMIGLALLKTGIQYAAGGVPLVGKPEYGTLAMWLPALVVIVVALTLSFATKGLLSVASVLIGILAGYIVAALMGQVSFANVGRAAIFDLPMPFKWGFAFDPAIVVGMCFMAIISAIETVGDTSGITKGGAGREATDKEIQGATFADGVGSAIAGVFGGLPNTSFSQNVGLIAMTGVMSRHVVTIGAVFLIVCGLVPKVGAVINTVPINVLGGGVIVMFGMVAASGINMLSEVVWNRRNMIILAVSLSVGFGLQLEPTALQHLPRTLQILMTSGLLPAAALSIILNLVLPQETAEELAEKV; the protein is encoded by the coding sequence ATGGCCGGAAGAATTCTCGGGACGAAGGAACAACTTCAGGATCCCGACTACATGCCGCCACTCGTGGATGCGGTGCCACTTGGCATCCAGCACGTGTTGGCGATGTTTGCGTCGAACGTCACACCGTCGATCATCATTGCCGGGGCGGCGGGCTTTGGCTTTGGCTCGGACCAGGGTGCGCTCGGCTTCCCGGACATGACCTACATGATCCAGATGGCGATGCTGTTCGCCGGGATCGCGACGCTGATCCAGACCCTGACCATCGGGCCGATCGGGGCCAGGCTGCCGATCGTGCAAGGGACCTCATTCGCCTTTTTGCCGGTGATGATTCCCGCGGTGGCTGGCCTGGGCGTCGACGGGATGCCCGGCCTGATGACCGGCGTTGTGATCGGCGGGTGCTTCCACTTCTGCCTGGGCTTCGTCATCGGCAAGTTCCGCTTTGCCCTGCCGCCGCTGGTCACCGGGCTGATCGTGCTGATGATCGGTCTGGCCCTGCTGAAGACCGGCATCCAATATGCCGCCGGGGGTGTTCCGCTGGTGGGCAAGCCGGAATACGGTACGCTGGCCATGTGGCTGCCCGCGCTGGTGGTAATCGTCGTGGCCCTGACGCTGAGTTTTGCGACCAAGGGGCTGCTGTCGGTCGCCTCGGTTCTGATCGGCATTCTGGCGGGCTACATCGTGGCGGCGCTGATGGGTCAGGTCAGCTTTGCCAATGTCGGTCGGGCCGCGATCTTTGACCTGCCGATGCCGTTCAAATGGGGCTTTGCCTTCGATCCGGCCATCGTGGTGGGCATGTGCTTCATGGCGATCATCTCGGCCATCGAGACGGTCGGGGATACCTCGGGGATCACCAAGGGCGGCGCAGGGCGCGAAGCCACCGACAAGGAGATCCAGGGCGCAACCTTCGCCGACGGCGTCGGTTCGGCCATCGCCGGTGTCTTCGGCGGGCTGCCCAACACCTCCTTCAGCCAGAACGTCGGGCTGATCGCGATGACCGGCGTCATGAGCCGCCATGTCGTCACCATCGGCGCGGTCTTCCTGATCGTCTGCGGGCTGGTGCCCAAGGTCGGCGCCGTCATCAACACCGTACCGATCAACGTGCTGGGCGGCGGTGTGATCGTGATGTTCGGCATGGTCGCCGCATCCGGGATCAACATGCTGTCCGAGGTCGTCTGGAACCGCCGGAACATGATCATCCTGGCCGTGTCCCTGTCGGTTGGCTTCGGTCTGCAACTTGAACCAACGGCGCTGCAGCACCTGCCGCGCACCTTGCAGATCCTGATGACCTCGGGCCTGCTGCCAGCAGCGGCGCTGTCGATCATCCTCAACCTGGTCCTGCCCCAGGAAACCGCCGAGGAACTGGCCGAAAAGGTCTGA
- a CDS encoding ureidoglycolate lyase: MSRVIHAEPLSAEAFAPFGDVLDVAGAPDKLINAGMCGRYHDRAELDFGPEGRAGISLFKAVPRSLPYECDLLERHPEGSQAFLPMSQAAWLVIVAPDDHGVPGQPRAFLPQPGQGVNFHRGTWHGVLTPLAEPGLFAVVDRIGDTSNLDEHFLSAPFRILS; encoded by the coding sequence GTGAGCCGGGTCATCCACGCCGAACCGCTGAGCGCCGAGGCCTTTGCCCCCTTCGGCGATGTGCTCGACGTTGCGGGGGCACCCGACAAGCTGATCAACGCGGGGATGTGCGGACGCTATCACGACCGCGCCGAACTGGATTTCGGGCCCGAAGGGCGCGCCGGGATCAGCCTGTTCAAGGCCGTGCCGCGCAGCCTGCCCTATGAATGCGACCTGCTGGAACGCCACCCCGAAGGATCGCAGGCCTTCCTGCCCATGTCGCAGGCCGCCTGGCTGGTTATCGTCGCCCCCGACGACCATGGCGTGCCCGGCCAGCCCCGGGCGTTTCTTCCGCAACCGGGTCAGGGCGTCAACTTTCATCGCGGCACCTGGCACGGAGTGCTTACACCTTTGGCAGAACCCGGCCTTTTTGCCGTGGTTGACCGGATCGGCGATACCTCCAACCTTGATGAACACTTCCTGAGCGCGCCTTTCAGGATACTGTCATAA
- a CDS encoding bifunctional allantoicase/(S)-ureidoglycine aminohydrolase, with the protein MTSRSYYTPRGGLPGQGEKHYDPARFTTAYAVIPSACMSDIVTSCLPGWTGARAWIIARPLSGFAETFAQLIVELTPGGGADAPEPDMGAQGVIFVTDGVVSVTLDGQTRDLTPGGYAYLPAGSGWSIANRSAATTSFHWVRKRYEEAPGIPAPEPIFGHDDDITPVAMPGTNGAWATTRFVDPDDLRHDMHVNIVTFQPGGRIPFAETHVMEHGLYVLEGRARYLLNTDWVEVGPGDFMWLRAFCPQACEQLGDAPFRYLLYKDVNRHPALSL; encoded by the coding sequence GTGACGTCCCGCAGCTACTACACGCCCCGTGGCGGCCTGCCCGGCCAGGGGGAAAAGCACTATGACCCTGCCCGGTTCACTACCGCCTATGCGGTGATCCCATCGGCCTGCATGTCCGATATCGTGACCTCCTGCCTGCCCGGCTGGACCGGCGCGCGTGCCTGGATCATCGCGCGTCCGCTGTCGGGGTTCGCAGAAACCTTCGCTCAGCTGATCGTCGAACTGACCCCCGGCGGCGGTGCCGACGCCCCCGAACCCGACATGGGCGCGCAGGGCGTGATCTTTGTCACCGACGGCGTGGTATCGGTCACGCTGGACGGTCAGACCCGCGACCTGACCCCCGGCGGCTATGCCTATCTGCCCGCCGGCAGCGGCTGGAGCATTGCCAACCGCAGCGCGGCGACCACCAGCTTCCACTGGGTCCGCAAGCGCTACGAAGAGGCCCCCGGCATCCCCGCACCCGAGCCGATCTTTGGACACGACGATGACATCACCCCCGTCGCCATGCCCGGCACGAACGGCGCCTGGGCCACGACCCGTTTCGTCGACCCCGACGATCTGCGCCACGACATGCATGTGAATATCGTCACCTTCCAGCCCGGCGGGCGCATTCCCTTTGCCGAGACCCATGTGATGGAACACGGGCTCTACGTGCTGGAAGGCCGCGCGCGCTACCTGCTGAATACCGACTGGGTCGAGGTCGGGCCGGGCGATTTCATGTGGCTGCGCGCCTTCTGCCCGCAGGCCTGCGAACAGCTTGGCGATGCGCCCTTCCGCTACCTGCTTTACAAGGACGTCAACCGCCACCCGGCGCTGTCCCTGTGA
- the puuE gene encoding allantoinase PuuE, translated as MNRYPRNMIGYGPTPPDANWPGGAKIAVSFVLNYEEGGENNILHGDPSSEAFLSEVIGATPWEGKRHWNMESNYEYGARAGFWRLHRLFTEKGVPLTVYGVTDALARGPEQLWAMQDAGWEIASHGKKWIEHKDMTEAEERAVMEEGVALHTEVVGTPPEGWYTGRCSMNTVRLAAEMGMKWVSDTIDDDLPYWRRFGDAETLVIPYTMDTNDMRFAGPATFGGQEEFFEYLKGAFDVLYEEGEAGSAKMFSIGMHCRLLGRPGRMAALKKFIEYAQAKGDVWFPRRIDIYDHWLEHHPSETPEMVPSTMSREGFVAAFGSIYEHSPWIAERAWEAELGPVNDSAIGLWSALVRVFRRASPEERLGVLKAHPDLAGKLATAKRLTAESTGEQASAGLDALTDAEREFFVAGNTEYTEKFGFPFIICVKDHTKATIMEAFPARIASDPETEFKEACRHVERIAYHRLKDLLP; from the coding sequence ATGAACCGCTATCCGCGCAACATGATCGGTTACGGCCCCACCCCGCCCGATGCAAATTGGCCCGGCGGCGCCAAGATCGCGGTCTCCTTCGTGCTGAACTACGAAGAAGGCGGGGAAAACAACATCCTGCATGGCGACCCTTCCTCCGAAGCCTTCCTGTCAGAAGTGATCGGGGCGACCCCCTGGGAGGGCAAGCGCCATTGGAACATGGAAAGCAACTATGAATACGGCGCACGCGCCGGGTTCTGGCGGCTGCATCGCCTGTTCACCGAAAAGGGCGTTCCGCTGACCGTCTACGGCGTGACCGATGCGCTGGCCCGCGGGCCGGAACAGCTTTGGGCGATGCAGGACGCCGGCTGGGAAATTGCCAGCCACGGCAAGAAATGGATCGAACACAAGGACATGACAGAGGCCGAGGAACGCGCTGTCATGGAAGAAGGCGTTGCCCTGCACACCGAGGTCGTCGGCACTCCGCCCGAGGGCTGGTACACGGGGCGCTGTTCGATGAATACCGTCCGGCTGGCCGCCGAGATGGGGATGAAGTGGGTCTCGGACACGATCGACGATGACCTGCCCTATTGGCGCCGCTTCGGCGATGCCGAGACGCTGGTGATTCCCTATACGATGGACACCAACGACATGCGCTTTGCCGGGCCTGCGACCTTCGGCGGGCAGGAAGAGTTCTTCGAATACCTCAAGGGCGCCTTCGATGTGCTTTACGAGGAAGGCGAGGCTGGCAGCGCCAAGATGTTCTCGATCGGGATGCATTGCCGCCTGCTGGGCCGTCCGGGCCGCATGGCTGCGCTGAAGAAATTCATCGAATATGCTCAGGCCAAGGGCGATGTCTGGTTCCCGCGCCGCATCGACATCTACGATCACTGGCTTGAACATCACCCTTCCGAAACGCCGGAAATGGTCCCGAGCACCATGAGCCGCGAGGGTTTCGTCGCCGCCTTCGGGTCGATCTACGAACATTCCCCCTGGATCGCCGAACGGGCCTGGGAGGCTGAGCTTGGCCCGGTCAACGACAGCGCCATCGGATTGTGGAGCGCGCTTGTGCGGGTCTTTCGCCGGGCCTCGCCCGAGGAACGCCTTGGCGTTCTGAAGGCCCACCCCGATCTTGCCGGAAAACTGGCCACGGCCAAGCGTCTGACGGCCGAAAGCACCGGCGAACAGGCCAGCGCCGGGCTGGATGCGCTGACCGATGCCGAGCGTGAATTCTTTGTCGCCGGCAATACCGAGTATACCGAAAAGTTCGGCTTCCCCTTTATCATCTGTGTCAAAGATCATACCAAGGCAACGATCATGGAAGCCTTCCCCGCCCGTATCGCGAGCGATCCCGAAACGGAATTCAAGGAAGCCTGCCGCCATGTCGAACGCATCGCCTATCACAGATTGAAGGACCTGCTGCCGTGA
- the uraH gene encoding hydroxyisourate hydrolase, whose protein sequence is MAEGYLTTHVLDTARGVPAEGMEIVLYRLVDGVRDELARMTTNADGRTDSPILPKAHFLPGTYELEFHAGPYMDASGVPPEAPRFLDVIPLRFGISDPESHYHVPLLVSPFSYSTYRGS, encoded by the coding sequence ATGGCCGAAGGCTACCTGACAACGCATGTTCTTGATACGGCACGGGGCGTTCCGGCCGAAGGGATGGAGATCGTCCTTTATCGGCTGGTCGACGGGGTGCGGGACGAGTTGGCGCGCATGACGACCAATGCCGATGGCCGCACCGACAGCCCGATCCTGCCCAAGGCGCATTTCCTGCCCGGCACCTATGAGCTTGAGTTTCATGCCGGGCCCTACATGGATGCCAGCGGCGTGCCCCCGGAAGCACCGCGCTTTCTGGATGTGATCCCGCTGCGCTTCGGTATTTCGGATCCGGAAAGTCATTATCACGTGCCGCTGCTGGTCTCGCCCTTCAGCTATTCGACTTATCGGGGCAGCTGA
- a CDS encoding OmpA family protein: MTFLKTSTLAAAGSAMILLAACENPDDGYRNTRTGAGTGALVGGALGAIVSDDQGKGAAIGAILGSAAGAAYGSSLDKQEAALRNDLGNNVQITNTGDRLIVTMPQDILFATDSATLRSDLTADLRTVAQSLNEYPNTRVQVIGHTDNTGDANYNLSLSQRRAASVSNTLISYGVSSSRLQPIGRGEDQPRADNLTAEGRAQNRRVDIVILPNS; the protein is encoded by the coding sequence ATGACATTTCTGAAGACTTCGACCCTGGCCGCCGCCGGATCCGCGATGATCCTGCTTGCCGCCTGCGAAAACCCCGATGACGGCTACCGCAACACCCGCACCGGCGCCGGCACCGGCGCGTTGGTCGGTGGGGCGCTTGGCGCCATCGTCAGCGACGACCAGGGCAAAGGCGCTGCAATCGGCGCGATTCTGGGTAGTGCCGCCGGCGCCGCATATGGCTCCAGCCTCGACAAGCAGGAAGCCGCGCTGCGCAACGATCTTGGCAACAACGTCCAGATCACCAACACCGGCGACCGGCTGATCGTGACCATGCCGCAGGACATCCTGTTCGCCACCGACAGCGCGACCCTGCGGTCGGACCTGACGGCGGATCTGCGCACCGTGGCGCAATCGCTGAACGAATACCCCAACACGCGGGTTCAGGTGATTGGCCATACCGACAATACCGGCGATGCGAACTATAACCTCAGCCTGTCGCAACGCCGCGCCGCCTCGGTATCCAACACGCTGATTTCCTATGGCGTCTCTTCCAGCCGCCTGCAGCCCATCGGCCGTGGCGAAGACCAGCCCCGCGCGGACAACCTGACCGCCGAAGGGCGCGCGCAGAACCGTCGCGTCGATATCGTGATCCTGCCCAACAGCTGA
- a CDS encoding methylated-DNA--[protein]-cysteine S-methyltransferase, with translation MRRAINEIDSADAPLTLDDLASRMKMSPAHFQRLFSAWVGVSPKRYQQYLTIDHARSLLAHRHTTLDTALQTGLSGTGRLHDLFLTWEAMSPGEYAAGGDGLMIRWSQIPTPFGPALVMVTDKGICGIAFTAETGPGAAWADMAARWPKAAFKEDDAAIRQLAGPVFAGRGETRLHMLGAPFQIKVWEALLQIPSGHVATYSDIARRIGADRAVRAVGTAVGRNPVSFLIPCHRAIRKSGGLGGYHWGLPVKRAMLAWESARTDSL, from the coding sequence ATGCGCCGCGCCATTAACGAGATCGACAGCGCCGATGCCCCCCTGACGCTCGATGACCTTGCATCCCGGATGAAGATGAGCCCGGCGCATTTCCAGCGCCTTTTCTCGGCTTGGGTCGGGGTTTCGCCCAAGCGGTACCAGCAATATCTGACGATCGACCATGCCCGCAGCCTGCTCGCCCATCGCCATACAACGCTGGATACCGCCTTGCAGACCGGCCTGTCGGGGACCGGGCGGCTGCATGACCTTTTCCTGACATGGGAGGCGATGAGCCCGGGGGAATATGCCGCGGGCGGTGACGGCCTGATGATCCGCTGGTCGCAGATACCGACGCCCTTCGGCCCCGCGCTTGTCATGGTGACCGACAAGGGCATTTGCGGCATCGCCTTCACCGCTGAAACCGGCCCCGGCGCTGCCTGGGCCGACATGGCCGCGCGCTGGCCCAAGGCGGCTTTCAAGGAAGACGATGCGGCGATCCGCCAACTGGCCGGCCCCGTCTTTGCCGGCCGTGGCGAAACCCGCCTGCACATGCTTGGTGCGCCCTTCCAGATCAAGGTCTGGGAGGCGTTGCTGCAGATCCCCTCCGGCCATGTCGCGACCTATTCCGATATCGCCCGCCGTATCGGAGCCGATCGCGCCGTGCGTGCCGTGGGCACCGCCGTGGGGCGCAATCCGGTCAGCTTCCTGATCCCCTGCCACCGTGCGATCCGCAAAAGCGGCGGGCTGGGCGGATACCACTGGGGCCTGCCGGTCAAACGCGCCATGCTGGCCTGGGAAAGTGCGCGCACTGACAGTCTTTAG
- a CDS encoding Hint domain-containing protein has translation MTESPEPISGLGPGTMVLTLEGDMPIEWLAPGDKVMTRDHGAMPVLHICRLRKLPEGGALPAPMRFQPGELGPQGELQGKLRVAPGHRGLIRHGAIRQNFGCEEALVRFCDISRRNRARKDPTMGGLTYHLIIMEHHEVINAGSLWIETTGPDMAARLDLPDAVRRATRLLDPETPEPRRCLTRQEARLIRDTCPQETSLLDLLSA, from the coding sequence ATGACCGAATCCCCAGAACCCATTTCCGGTCTCGGACCGGGCACCATGGTCCTGACCCTGGAAGGCGACATGCCCATCGAATGGCTGGCGCCCGGCGACAAGGTGATGACCCGCGACCATGGCGCCATGCCGGTGCTGCACATCTGTCGACTTCGCAAGCTGCCGGAAGGCGGCGCTTTGCCCGCGCCCATGCGCTTTCAGCCGGGCGAACTGGGTCCACAGGGCGAATTGCAGGGCAAGCTGCGCGTTGCGCCGGGCCATCGCGGGCTGATCCGACACGGTGCGATCCGGCAGAATTTCGGCTGCGAAGAGGCGCTGGTCCGATTCTGCGACATCTCGCGGCGCAATCGCGCCCGAAAGGACCCGACCATGGGTGGGCTGACCTACCATCTGATCATCATGGAACATCACGAGGTCATAAATGCCGGCTCCCTCTGGATCGAAACCACCGGCCCGGACATGGCCGCCCGACTTGATCTGCCCGACGCCGTACGCCGCGCCACCCGGCTTCTCGACCCCGAAACACCTGAACCCCGGCGCTGCCTGACCCGGCAGGAGGCTCGGTTGATCCGCGACACCTGCCCACAGGAAACCTCCCTGCTCGATCTGCTCTCTGCCTGA
- the nth gene encoding endonuclease III: protein MARQLPYMTLREVFRRFEAASAHPEGELHHSNAYTLLVAVALSAQATDVGVNKATRDLFPIADTPEKMLALGEEGLVQHIKTIGLYRNKAKNVIKMARILVDDYGGEVPNSRAALQGLPGVGRKTANVVLNMWWHFPAQAVDTHIFRVGNRSGICPGKDVVAVERAIEDNIPVDFQLHAHHWLILHGRYVCVARKPKCAACLIRDLCEFEEKNL, encoded by the coding sequence ATGGCCCGCCAATTGCCCTACATGACGCTCCGCGAGGTATTTCGCCGTTTCGAGGCCGCAAGTGCCCATCCGGAAGGCGAATTGCACCATTCGAACGCCTACACGCTGTTGGTGGCCGTGGCCCTGTCGGCCCAGGCGACCGATGTCGGCGTCAACAAGGCGACGCGCGATCTGTTCCCGATTGCCGATACGCCGGAAAAGATGCTGGCGCTCGGCGAAGAGGGGCTTGTTCAGCATATCAAAACCATCGGCCTGTATCGCAACAAGGCGAAGAACGTGATCAAGATGGCGCGGATCCTTGTCGATGACTATGGCGGCGAAGTCCCCAATTCGCGCGCGGCCCTGCAGGGGCTGCCCGGCGTGGGGCGCAAGACGGCGAATGTGGTGCTCAACATGTGGTGGCATTTCCCGGCCCAGGCCGTGGATACGCACATCTTCCGGGTCGGAAACCGGTCGGGCATCTGTCCGGGCAAGGATGTCGTCGCCGTGGAACGCGCCATCGAAGACAACATCCCCGTGGATTTCCAGCTTCATGCGCATCACTGGCTTATCCTGCACGGACGGTATGTCTGTGTGGCGCGCAAGCCGAAATGCGCGGCCTGCCTTATCCGCGATCTCTGTGAATTCGAGGAAAAGAACCTATGA
- a CDS encoding adenosine kinase, giving the protein MTKYDVIGIGNAVMDVITQCDDAFLSRTGIEKGIMQLVEQERSDFLFNEMGESRRIPGGSVANTVAGVANMGLKTAFIGKVADDEVGTSYISQTVASGTDMPNAAVSGGALPSSRSMIFVSPDGERSMNTYLGISSEVGPEDVPEAVCAEAQILFLEGYLYDKDKGKAAFTTAARLTRATGGLAGIALSDPFCVDRHRGDFRKLVRELDYVIGNEHEWKSLYETDDLGAALEQAASESGLIVCTRSSQDVVLVRGDEEAVVPVKRVTPVDATGAGDLFAAGFLYGLATGADLAVSGRMGVVAAAEVISHYGARPEADLGALFKAEGLI; this is encoded by the coding sequence ATGACCAAATATGACGTGATCGGGATCGGCAATGCCGTGATGGATGTGATTACCCAATGCGACGACGCCTTCCTGTCCCGAACGGGGATCGAAAAGGGGATCATGCAGTTAGTGGAGCAGGAAAGATCGGATTTCCTGTTCAATGAAATGGGTGAAAGCCGCCGCATCCCCGGTGGCTCGGTGGCCAATACGGTCGCAGGCGTGGCCAACATGGGTCTGAAGACTGCATTCATCGGCAAGGTGGCGGATGACGAGGTCGGGACGAGCTATATTTCCCAAACGGTGGCCAGCGGGACGGATATGCCCAATGCCGCGGTTTCGGGCGGGGCGCTGCCGAGTTCCCGCAGCATGATCTTCGTCAGCCCGGATGGCGAGCGGTCGATGAATACCTACCTCGGGATTTCCTCGGAGGTCGGGCCGGAAGACGTGCCCGAAGCGGTCTGTGCCGAGGCGCAGATCCTGTTCCTCGAGGGGTATCTGTACGACAAGGACAAGGGCAAGGCGGCCTTCACCACGGCGGCGCGGCTGACCCGTGCGACCGGTGGCCTGGCGGGGATCGCCCTGTCGGATCCGTTCTGCGTCGACCGGCACCGCGGGGATTTCCGCAAGCTGGTCCGGGAGCTGGATTACGTGATTGGCAACGAACACGAGTGGAAATCGCTTTACGAGACCGATGACCTGGGCGCGGCGTTGGAACAGGCAGCGAGCGAAAGCGGCTTGATCGTCTGCACCCGGTCGAGCCAGGACGTGGTGCTGGTCCGGGGCGATGAAGAGGCCGTCGTGCCGGTGAAACGCGTGACGCCGGTGGATGCCACCGGGGCCGGGGATCTGTTCGCGGCGGGTTTCCTTTACGGGTTGGCGACCGGGGCCGACCTGGCGGTCTCCGGCAGGATGGGCGTCGTTGCGGCGGCCGAGGTGATCAGCCATTACGGGGCGCGGCCGGAAGCCGACCTCGGGGCCCTGTTCAAGGCCGAAGGGCTGATCTGA